Proteins co-encoded in one Streptomyces sp. NBC_01283 genomic window:
- the tsaE gene encoding tRNA (adenosine(37)-N6)-threonylcarbamoyltransferase complex ATPase subunit type 1 TsaE — translation MEAPHNPAPVNTLGITVTSPEQMGDLGRRLAKLLRPGDLVMLTGELGAGKTTLTRGLGEGLGVRGAVTSPTFVIARVHPSLSDGPPLVHVDAYRLGGGLDEMEDLDLDVSLPESVIVVEWGDGKVEELSDDRLRVVIDRTVGDTTDEVREVTLTGVGTRWAEADLTLLSA, via the coding sequence ATGGAAGCACCGCACAACCCGGCCCCCGTGAACACCCTCGGCATCACGGTCACCTCCCCTGAACAGATGGGCGACCTGGGTCGCCGCCTGGCCAAGCTGCTGCGCCCCGGCGACCTGGTGATGCTCACCGGCGAGCTCGGCGCCGGCAAGACGACCCTCACCCGCGGCCTGGGCGAAGGCCTCGGCGTGCGCGGCGCCGTCACATCGCCGACCTTCGTCATCGCCCGCGTCCATCCGTCGCTCTCCGACGGCCCGCCCCTGGTGCACGTGGACGCGTACCGCCTGGGCGGCGGGCTCGACGAGATGGAGGACCTCGACCTCGATGTCTCGCTGCCCGAATCGGTGATCGTCGTGGAGTGGGGCGACGGCAAGGTCGAGGAGCTCTCGGACGACCGGCTGCGCGTCGTCATCGACCGGACCGTCGGCGACACCACGGACGAGGTGCGCGAAGTGACGCTGACCGGGGTCGGAACACGGTGGGCCGAGGCCGACCTCACGCTGCTCTCGGCCTGA
- a CDS encoding TetR/AcrR family transcriptional regulator, translating into MEAEKEPAPDAVKPGGTRPGEAKPAAEKKKRGRPSRIDLDTIVGIARRILQEEGVAALSMRRVAKEVGTTPMALYHHVRDKDELLMLTLSGTADSVPRPELPDDPRDRLLAVSLHMHGTLARMPWVVEVLSLGDLTDRGALWMVEEIIGCCVARGLTPPQAVAAYRTIWHCVYGDLVFRQAMARRAEEPDRRRHFPDMLTDADAEELPHLAALAGRWLELTESYDPAAQLGAVIDGLLGQARRP; encoded by the coding sequence GTGGAAGCAGAGAAGGAACCAGCGCCGGACGCGGTGAAGCCGGGCGGTACGAGGCCGGGCGAGGCGAAGCCCGCCGCGGAGAAGAAGAAGCGTGGCCGCCCGAGCCGCATCGACCTCGACACGATCGTCGGCATCGCGCGCCGCATCCTCCAGGAGGAGGGCGTGGCCGCCCTGAGCATGCGCCGGGTCGCCAAGGAGGTCGGCACGACCCCGATGGCGCTCTACCACCACGTACGCGACAAGGACGAGCTCCTGATGCTCACCCTGTCCGGCACGGCCGACTCGGTCCCGCGCCCCGAGCTCCCCGACGATCCGCGCGACCGGCTCCTGGCGGTGTCCCTGCACATGCACGGCACGCTGGCGCGGATGCCCTGGGTGGTCGAGGTGCTCAGCCTCGGCGACCTCACCGACAGGGGCGCCCTGTGGATGGTCGAGGAGATCATCGGCTGCTGCGTCGCCCGCGGACTCACCCCGCCGCAGGCCGTCGCCGCCTACCGCACCATCTGGCACTGCGTCTACGGCGACCTGGTCTTCCGCCAGGCGATGGCCCGCCGCGCCGAGGAGCCGGACCGCAGGCGCCACTTCCCCGACATGTTGACGGACGCGGACGCCGAAGAGCTGCCCCACCTGGCCGCACTCGCCGGCCGCTGGCTCGAACTGACCGAGAGCTACGACCCGGCCGCACAGCTCGGCGCGGTCATCGACGGCCTCCTGGGGCAGGCACGACGCCCCTGA
- the alr gene encoding alanine racemase: MTETAPLRARAEIDLAALRANVRTLRAHAPGAAFMAVVKADAYGHGMVPCARAAVEAGATWVGTATPEEALALRAAGIEGRLMCWLWTPGGPWREGIEADLDMAVSGLWALREVSAAARAVGRTARIQLKADTGLGRNGCMPADWPELVSQARQAEAEGLVRVTGIWSHFACADEPGHPSIAAQLALFHEMVAAAEARGIRPEVRHIANSPGTLTLPETHLDLVRPGIAMYGISPSPEVGTSEEFGLRPVMRLSASLALVKHAPGGHGVSYGHHYVTPGETTLGLVPVGYGDGIPRHASGTGPVLVGGKLRTVAGRVAMDQFVVDLGGDEPAVGSEAVLFGPGDRGEPTAEDWAQAAGTIAYEIVTRIGSRVPRVHVNERLTADGV; the protein is encoded by the coding sequence ATGACTGAGACCGCACCTTTGCGTGCCCGCGCCGAGATCGACCTGGCCGCCCTGAGGGCCAACGTGCGGACTTTGCGTGCCCACGCGCCAGGAGCCGCCTTCATGGCCGTCGTGAAGGCGGACGCGTACGGCCACGGGATGGTGCCCTGCGCCCGTGCCGCCGTCGAGGCGGGAGCCACCTGGGTGGGCACCGCGACCCCCGAGGAGGCCCTCGCGCTGCGGGCCGCCGGGATCGAGGGGCGCCTGATGTGCTGGCTGTGGACCCCGGGCGGGCCCTGGCGCGAAGGCATCGAGGCCGATCTCGACATGGCGGTGAGCGGCCTCTGGGCGTTGCGTGAAGTGTCCGCCGCCGCGCGGGCCGTGGGGCGTACGGCCCGCATCCAGTTGAAGGCCGACACGGGGCTCGGGCGCAACGGCTGCATGCCCGCCGACTGGCCCGAACTCGTCTCGCAGGCGCGGCAGGCCGAGGCCGAGGGCCTGGTGCGCGTCACCGGGATCTGGTCGCACTTCGCGTGCGCCGACGAGCCGGGCCACCCGTCCATCGCGGCCCAACTCGCCCTGTTCCACGAGATGGTCGCGGCAGCCGAGGCGCGGGGCATCCGGCCCGAGGTGCGGCACATCGCCAACTCGCCCGGCACGCTCACACTTCCGGAGACGCACCTCGATCTCGTACGTCCCGGGATCGCGATGTACGGCATCTCGCCCAGCCCCGAGGTCGGCACCTCGGAGGAGTTCGGGCTGCGGCCCGTCATGCGGCTCAGCGCGTCACTCGCCCTCGTGAAGCACGCCCCCGGGGGTCACGGCGTGAGTTACGGGCATCACTACGTCACACCCGGCGAGACGACCCTTGGACTCGTCCCGGTCGGGTACGGGGACGGGATCCCGCGGCACGCTTCCGGCACCGGTCCCGTGCTCGTCGGCGGCAAGCTGCGGACCGTCGCCGGAAGGGTGGCGATGGACCAGTTCGTGGTCGACCTCGGCGGTGACGAGCCGGCGGTCGGCTCCGAGGCCGTCCTCTTCGGCCCCGGTGACCGGGGCGAGCCGACTGCCGAGGACTGGGCGCAGGCGGCGGGCACCATCGCGTACGAAATCGTCACGCGCATCGGATCGCGTGTCCCGCGCGTCCATGTGAATGAGCGGCTGACAGCGGACGGCGTCTGA
- the tsaD gene encoding tRNA (adenosine(37)-N6)-threonylcarbamoyltransferase complex transferase subunit TsaD: MADSRDQPLVLGIETSCDETGVGIVRGTTLLADAIASSVDEHARFGGVVPEVASRAHLEAMVPTIDRALKEAGVAASDLDGIAVTAGPGLAGALLVGVSAAKAYAYALGKPLYGVNHLASHICVDQLEHGTLPEPTMALLVSGGHSSLLLSTDITSDVRPLGATIDDAAGEAFDKIARVLDLGFPGGPVIDRYAKEGDPEAIAFPRGLTGPRDAAYDFSFSGLKTSVARWIEAKRAAGEDVPVRDVAASFQEAVVDVLTRKAVRACKDEGVDHLMIGGGVAANTRLRALAQERCEAAGIRLRVPRPKLCTDNGAMVAALGAEMVARNRSASDWDLSADSSLPVTEPHVPGHAHAHSHDHVHEVSKENLYS; the protein is encoded by the coding sequence ATGGCTGACTCGCGCGACCAACCTCTCGTTCTCGGCATCGAGACCTCCTGCGACGAGACCGGCGTCGGCATCGTCCGCGGCACCACCCTGCTCGCCGATGCCATCGCCTCCAGCGTCGACGAGCACGCGCGCTTCGGCGGTGTCGTGCCCGAGGTCGCCTCGCGCGCGCACCTGGAGGCGATGGTGCCGACCATCGACCGCGCGCTGAAGGAAGCGGGGGTCGCCGCGTCCGACCTCGACGGCATCGCGGTGACCGCGGGGCCGGGTCTCGCGGGCGCGCTGCTGGTGGGCGTCTCGGCGGCCAAGGCGTACGCGTACGCGCTCGGCAAGCCGCTGTACGGCGTGAACCACCTGGCCTCGCACATCTGCGTGGACCAGCTGGAGCACGGCACGCTGCCCGAGCCGACGATGGCGCTGCTCGTCTCCGGCGGCCACTCCTCGCTGCTGCTCTCCACCGACATCACCTCGGACGTACGCCCCCTGGGCGCGACCATCGACGACGCGGCGGGCGAGGCCTTCGACAAGATCGCGCGCGTGCTCGACCTGGGCTTCCCGGGCGGACCTGTCATCGACCGGTACGCGAAGGAGGGCGACCCGGAGGCGATCGCGTTCCCGCGCGGCCTCACCGGGCCGCGCGACGCCGCGTACGACTTCTCCTTCTCCGGCCTGAAGACGTCCGTCGCGCGCTGGATCGAGGCCAAGCGGGCCGCGGGCGAGGACGTTCCCGTGCGTGACGTGGCGGCGTCCTTCCAGGAGGCGGTCGTCGACGTGCTGACCCGCAAGGCCGTGCGGGCCTGCAAGGACGAGGGCGTGGACCACCTGATGATCGGCGGCGGGGTGGCCGCCAACACGCGGCTGCGCGCGCTGGCCCAGGAGCGGTGCGAGGCGGCCGGGATCCGGCTGCGGGTGCCGCGGCCGAAGCTGTGCACGGACAACGGCGCGATGGTGGCCGCGCTCGGTGCGGAGATGGTGGCACGGAATCGCTCGGCCTCCGACTGGGACCTCTCGGCGGACTCCTCGCTCCCGGTGACGGAGCCGCACGTCCCGGGCCACGCCCACGCGCACTCCCACGACCATGTGCACGAGGTCAGCAAGGAGAACCTGTACTCGTGA
- a CDS encoding alpha/beta fold hydrolase — protein MSETSTGAAADAVAEVAAAAGNWRRAGFAGAAIGVVAAGAAAGVAIERLTVGRGMRKKARLALDASGPYGSLRGLPGQAYADDGTELSYEVDEVEPDSAQTPRRRRLFGRRTPAPVTVVFSHGYCLSQDSWHFQRAALRGVVRCVYWDQRSHGRSARGVAQTNGTPVSIDQLGRDLKAVIDAAAPEGPLVLVGHSMGGMTTMALADHYPELIRERVVGVALVGTSSGRLGQVNFGLPVAGMNAVRRVLPGVLKALGSQAELVEKGRRATADLFAGIIKRYSFSSRDVDPAISRFAERMIESTPIDVVAEFYPAFAEHDKTEALKHFAELPVLVLAGDKDLVTPSEHSEVIADLLPDAELVLVPDAGHLAMLEHPEVVTDRLADLLVRAGAVPASADARTSSG, from the coding sequence GTGAGCGAGACCAGCACGGGGGCGGCCGCGGACGCGGTGGCGGAAGTCGCCGCGGCGGCCGGGAACTGGCGCAGGGCCGGCTTCGCGGGTGCCGCGATCGGTGTCGTCGCCGCGGGCGCCGCGGCGGGTGTCGCCATCGAGCGGCTGACCGTGGGCCGCGGCATGCGCAAGAAGGCACGGCTCGCACTCGACGCGTCCGGGCCCTACGGCTCGCTGCGCGGCCTGCCGGGCCAGGCGTACGCGGACGACGGCACGGAACTGTCGTACGAGGTGGACGAGGTCGAGCCGGACAGCGCTCAGACACCGCGCCGACGCAGGCTCTTCGGGCGCAGGACGCCCGCTCCCGTCACCGTCGTCTTCAGTCATGGGTACTGCCTGAGCCAGGACTCCTGGCACTTCCAGCGGGCGGCCCTGCGCGGCGTCGTGCGCTGTGTGTACTGGGACCAGCGCAGCCACGGCCGTTCGGCGCGCGGCGTGGCCCAGACGAACGGGACGCCGGTCTCCATCGACCAGTTGGGCCGGGACCTGAAGGCCGTCATCGACGCGGCGGCGCCCGAGGGGCCGCTGGTCCTCGTCGGGCACTCCATGGGCGGCATGACGACGATGGCGCTGGCCGACCACTACCCCGAGCTGATCCGCGAGCGCGTCGTCGGCGTCGCCCTCGTCGGTACGTCGTCCGGGCGGCTCGGCCAGGTCAACTTCGGCCTTCCCGTCGCCGGGATGAACGCCGTGCGGCGCGTGCTGCCGGGTGTCCTGAAGGCGCTCGGATCGCAGGCCGAGCTGGTGGAGAAGGGGCGGCGGGCCACCGCGGACCTCTTCGCCGGCATCATCAAGCGCTATTCGTTCTCGTCGAGGGACGTGGACCCGGCGATCTCGCGGTTCGCCGAGCGGATGATCGAGTCGACGCCCATCGACGTGGTCGCGGAGTTCTACCCGGCGTTCGCCGAGCACGACAAGACGGAGGCGCTCAAGCACTTCGCCGAGCTCCCGGTACTGGTCCTGGCCGGTGACAAGGACCTGGTCACGCCCAGCGAGCACAGCGAGGTCATCGCCGATCTGCTCCCGGACGCAGAGCTCGTGCTCGTCCCCGACGCCGGGCACCTGGCCATGCTGGAGCACCCCGAGGTGGTCACGGACCGCCTCGCGGACCTTCTCGTACGGGCGGGAGCGGTGCCCGCTTCGGCCGATGCACGGACGTCCAGCGGCTAA
- a CDS encoding RNA polymerase sigma factor, whose product MTAHPSEPPRGASPDTPDRAIETVFRIESPRLIAGVARVVRDVGIAEELAQDAMVAALEQWPRTGVPDNPGAWLMTTAKRRAIDLVRRRERYARKLAEMGRDLEVAPPHVDEPADPDDIDDDLLRLVFTACHPVLSAEARIALTLRLLGGLTTPEIARAMLVPEATVAQRVVRAKRTLAARGVPFEVPYGAEREARLGSVLEVIYLIFNEGYAATAGDDWLRPALCEDALRLARVLAGLMPREPEVHGLAALLELQASRSAARTGPKGEPVLLADQDRRHWNRPLIRRGFAALARAHSAAPGAAGPYALQAAIAACHANALSYEDTDWPRIVALYELLAARTPSPVIELNRAVAVSMASGPAEALHLVDALADESALKDYHLLPSVRGDLLLRLGRAAEARAEFERAAGLTRNERERELLLGRADGISPSGV is encoded by the coding sequence GTGACGGCCCACCCCTCAGAGCCCCCGCGCGGGGCCTCCCCGGACACCCCTGACCGCGCCATCGAGACCGTCTTCCGGATAGAGTCCCCGCGCCTGATCGCGGGGGTCGCGCGGGTCGTGCGCGACGTGGGCATCGCGGAGGAGCTGGCGCAGGACGCGATGGTCGCCGCGCTGGAGCAGTGGCCGCGGACCGGCGTCCCCGACAACCCGGGCGCGTGGCTGATGACCACCGCCAAGCGCCGCGCCATCGACCTCGTACGCCGCAGGGAGCGCTACGCGCGCAAGCTGGCGGAGATGGGCCGCGACCTGGAGGTGGCGCCGCCCCACGTCGACGAGCCCGCCGATCCCGACGACATCGACGACGACCTCCTGCGCCTCGTCTTCACCGCCTGCCACCCGGTGCTCTCCGCCGAGGCCCGCATCGCGCTCACGCTGCGGCTGCTCGGCGGCCTCACGACGCCCGAGATCGCCCGCGCGATGCTGGTCCCCGAGGCGACGGTGGCCCAGCGCGTCGTGCGCGCGAAACGCACCCTCGCGGCCAGAGGCGTGCCCTTCGAAGTCCCGTACGGAGCCGAGCGCGAGGCCCGGCTCGGCTCGGTGCTCGAAGTCATCTACCTCATCTTCAACGAGGGGTACGCGGCCACGGCGGGCGACGACTGGCTGCGCCCCGCCCTGTGCGAGGACGCCCTGCGGCTGGCCCGGGTCCTTGCGGGGCTGATGCCCCGGGAGCCCGAAGTGCACGGCCTGGCAGCGCTGTTGGAGCTCCAGGCGTCCCGCTCGGCGGCGCGGACGGGGCCGAAGGGCGAGCCGGTGCTCCTCGCCGACCAGGACCGCCGCCACTGGAACCGGCCGCTGATCCGGCGTGGCTTCGCGGCGCTCGCCCGCGCGCACTCGGCGGCTCCGGGCGCGGCAGGGCCCTACGCTCTCCAGGCCGCGATCGCCGCCTGCCACGCGAACGCCTTGTCGTACGAGGACACGGACTGGCCCCGGATCGTCGCCCTGTACGAACTGCTTGCCGCCCGCACCCCGTCACCGGTGATCGAACTGAACCGCGCGGTGGCGGTGTCGATGGCCTCGGGCCCGGCGGAGGCCCTGCACCTGGTGGACGCCCTCGCCGACGAATCCGCCCTGAAGGACTACCACTTGCTGCCGAGCGTGCGGGGCGACCTGCTGCTGCGCCTCGGCCGGGCGGCGGAGGCGCGGGCGGAGTTCGAGCGGGCGGCGGGGCTCACGCGGAACGAGCGGGAGCGGGAGTTGCTGCTGGGGCGGGCGGACGGAATCAGCCCGTCCGGCGTTTGA
- a CDS encoding holo-ACP synthase: MIIGVGIDVAEIERFEAALERTAGMAGRLFVERELLLPSGERRGIASLAARFAAKEALAKALGAPAGLRWTDAEVYVEGSGQPRLRVKGTVAARAAELGVRSWHVSLSHDAGVASAVVIAEG, encoded by the coding sequence GTGATTATTGGGGTCGGAATCGACGTGGCCGAGATCGAGCGGTTCGAGGCGGCGCTGGAGCGTACGGCAGGGATGGCCGGGCGGTTGTTCGTGGAGCGGGAGTTGCTGCTTCCGAGCGGGGAGCGGCGCGGGATCGCCTCGCTGGCGGCGCGGTTCGCGGCCAAGGAGGCGCTGGCCAAGGCGCTGGGCGCGCCGGCCGGGCTGCGCTGGACGGACGCGGAGGTGTACGTCGAGGGGAGCGGGCAGCCGCGGCTCCGGGTGAAGGGGACGGTGGCCGCGCGGGCCGCCGAGCTGGGGGTGCGGTCCTGGCATGTCTCGCTCAGCCATGACGCGGGGGTGGCTTCCGCCGTGGTGATTGCTGAGGGCTAG
- a CDS encoding YciI family protein, which produces MPRFLTMIRVDEKNSPEGGPSPEMGERMGALLEEITKAGVMLDTAGLTPSSDTTQVHWKGGRLSVTDGPFTEAKEVVGGYSITQCKDRAEAVEWASRFLKTHDEQWTVTAEVREIVEG; this is translated from the coding sequence ATGCCGCGCTTTCTGACGATGATCCGCGTCGACGAGAAGAACTCCCCCGAGGGCGGTCCAAGCCCCGAGATGGGCGAGCGCATGGGCGCGCTCCTGGAGGAGATCACCAAGGCCGGGGTCATGCTCGACACCGCGGGCCTCACGCCGAGCTCCGACACCACCCAGGTCCACTGGAAGGGCGGCCGACTCTCCGTCACGGACGGGCCGTTCACCGAGGCCAAGGAGGTCGTCGGCGGCTACTCCATCACGCAGTGCAAGGACCGGGCCGAGGCGGTCGAGTGGGCGAGCCGCTTCCTGAAGACCCACGACGAGCAGTGGACCGTGACGGCAGAGGTCCGGGAGATCGTCGAGGGCTGA
- the rimI gene encoding ribosomal protein S18-alanine N-acetyltransferase has protein sequence MRWWDIEPVFVLEKELFPDDAWSRGMFWSELAHARGPLATRRYVVATDATDGDRLVGYAGLASAGDQADVQTIAVAPSHWGTGLGSRLLTDLLGAATAFECAEVMLEVRVDNTRAQKLYERFGFEPIGFRRGYYQPGNVDALVMRLTDPSSSVQGTDTHG, from the coding sequence ATGCGCTGGTGGGACATCGAGCCGGTCTTCGTCCTGGAGAAGGAACTCTTCCCGGACGACGCCTGGTCGCGCGGCATGTTCTGGTCCGAGCTCGCCCACGCGCGCGGGCCGCTGGCCACCCGCCGCTATGTGGTCGCGACGGACGCGACGGACGGGGACCGGCTCGTCGGGTACGCGGGGCTCGCCTCCGCCGGTGACCAGGCCGACGTACAGACCATCGCGGTGGCCCCGAGCCACTGGGGCACGGGACTCGGCTCGCGCCTCCTGACCGATCTTCTCGGCGCGGCGACCGCCTTCGAGTGCGCCGAGGTCATGCTCGAGGTGCGGGTCGACAACACCCGGGCGCAGAAGCTGTACGAGCGCTTCGGCTTCGAGCCCATCGGCTTCAGGCGCGGCTACTACCAGCCGGGCAACGTGGACGCCCTCGTCATGCGTCTGACCGATCCATCATCTTCCGTACAAGGAACCGACACCCATGGCTGA
- the coaA gene encoding type I pantothenate kinase codes for MISSVSEPPTTARSAHRHRPEATPYVDLTRTEWSALRDKTPLPLTAAELEELRGLGDVIDLDEVRDIYLPLSRLLNLYVGATDGLRGALNTFLGEKGSQSGTPFVIGVAGSVAVGKSTVARLLQALLSRWPEHPRVERVTTDGFLLPTRELEARGLMSRKGFPESYDRRALTRFVADIKAGKDEVTAPVYSHLIYDIVPDQRLTVRRPDILIVEGINVLQPALPGKDGRTRVGLADYFDFSVYVDARAEDIERWYLNRFKKLRATAFQDPSSYFRKYTQVSEEEALDYARTTWRTINKPNLLENVAPTRGRAALVIRKGPDHKVQRLSLRKL; via the coding sequence GTGATCTCATCGGTCTCCGAACCCCCGACGACCGCGCGGAGCGCCCACCGGCACAGGCCGGAGGCGACTCCCTACGTCGACCTCACCCGCACCGAGTGGAGCGCCCTGCGTGACAAGACGCCGCTCCCCCTGACCGCCGCGGAGCTGGAGGAGCTGCGCGGCCTGGGTGATGTCATCGACCTGGACGAAGTACGGGACATCTATCTGCCGCTCTCACGCCTCCTCAACCTCTACGTGGGCGCCACGGACGGTCTGCGCGGCGCCCTCAACACGTTCCTCGGCGAGAAGGGCTCCCAGTCGGGCACGCCCTTCGTCATAGGAGTCGCGGGTTCGGTGGCCGTCGGCAAGTCGACCGTCGCCCGTCTCCTCCAGGCCCTGCTCTCCCGCTGGCCCGAGCACCCGCGCGTCGAGCGGGTGACGACCGACGGCTTCCTGCTGCCCACCAGGGAGCTGGAGGCCCGCGGCCTGATGTCCCGCAAGGGCTTCCCGGAGTCGTACGACAGAAGGGCCCTGACCCGCTTCGTGGCGGACATCAAGGCCGGCAAGGACGAGGTGACGGCGCCCGTCTACTCCCACCTGATCTACGACATCGTGCCGGACCAGCGCCTCACGGTCCGCCGCCCCGACATCCTCATCGTCGAGGGCATCAACGTCCTCCAGCCGGCCCTGCCCGGCAAGGACGGCCGCACCCGCGTGGGTCTCGCCGACTACTTCGACTTCAGCGTGTACGTGGACGCGCGCGCGGAGGACATCGAGCGCTGGTACCTGAACCGCTTCAAGAAGCTCCGCGCCACGGCCTTCCAGGACCCGTCCTCGTACTTCCGCAAGTACACCCAGGTCTCGGAGGAAGAGGCCCTGGACTACGCCCGTACGACCTGGCGCACGATCAACAAGCCCAACCTCCTGGAGAACGTGGCCCCCACCCGCGGCCGTGCCGCCCTGGTCATCCGAAAGGGCCCCGACCACAAGGTGCAGCGCCTGAGCCTGCGCAAGCTCTGA
- the tsaB gene encoding tRNA (adenosine(37)-N6)-threonylcarbamoyltransferase complex dimerization subunit type 1 TsaB, whose protein sequence is MLLLALDTATPAVTVALHDGSSVVAASSQVDARRHGELLLPAVDRVLADAGLRLDAVTGIVVGVGPGPYTGLRVGLMTADTFGLVLGVPVHGVCTLDGLAYASGIDGGPFVVATDARRKEVYWARYADPRTRLTEAAVDRPADIADEVAGLPAVGAGAVLYPETFPDARAPEHVSAASLASLAAEKLAAGEELLAPRPLYLRRPDAQVPKNYKVVTPK, encoded by the coding sequence GTGCTCTTGCTCGCTCTGGATACCGCCACCCCCGCCGTCACCGTCGCGCTGCACGACGGCTCGTCCGTCGTCGCAGCCTCCAGCCAGGTGGACGCCCGCCGCCACGGAGAGCTGCTGCTGCCCGCCGTCGACCGGGTGCTCGCCGACGCCGGGCTCAGACTCGACGCCGTGACCGGCATCGTCGTCGGCGTGGGCCCCGGCCCGTACACGGGTCTGCGTGTCGGCCTGATGACCGCCGACACCTTCGGCCTCGTGCTCGGCGTGCCGGTGCACGGGGTGTGCACGCTCGACGGCCTCGCGTACGCATCGGGCATCGACGGGGGCCCCTTCGTCGTCGCCACGGACGCGCGGCGCAAGGAGGTCTACTGGGCGCGGTACGCGGACCCGCGCACCCGCCTCACCGAGGCCGCCGTGGACCGCCCCGCCGACATCGCGGACGAGGTGGCTGGCCTGCCCGCTGTCGGCGCCGGCGCGGTGCTCTACCCCGAGACCTTCCCGGACGCCCGCGCCCCCGAGCACGTCTCGGCGGCGTCGCTCGCCTCGCTGGCCGCGGAGAAGCTCGCCGCGGGCGAGGAACTCCTGGCCCCCAGGCCGCTGTACCTGCGCCGTCCTGACGCGCAGGTGCCCAAGAACTACAAGGTGGTCACCCCCAAGTGA
- a CDS encoding NAD(P)H-hydrate dehydratase has translation MRTAYPVETVRAAERELMARVPEGALMQRAAAGLAVVCAEVLGKVYGSRVVLLVGSGDNGGDALYAGARLARRGAGVSAVLLSPERVHEGGVAAFRAAGGRVVATGGAEGVLRRADLVVDGIVGIGGKGGLRAAAAELAASVRELGTPVVAVDLPSGVDADSGVVEGEAVRADVTVTFGVHKPGLLIDPGREYAGVVRLVDIGLELGAGARAGTGADGGGAGAVEALQYADVASLLPMPTGESDKYRRGVVGIVAGSARYPGAAVLAVAGALRGGAGAVRYVGHAADAVIARYPETLVSAGPPSKAGRVQAWVVGPGLGDDAERLADVVGAEVPVLIDADGLRLADADAVRGRAAPTLLTPHAGEAAALLGVAREEVERGRLDAVRELAGRYGATVLLKGSTTLVADPGGREGPVRVNPTGTPWLATAGSGDVLSGLAGALLAAGLGARDAGSVGAYLHGLAGRVAADGAPVGAHDVAEAIPPAWRDVRGD, from the coding sequence ATGCGTACTGCGTACCCGGTGGAGACGGTCAGGGCTGCTGAGCGGGAGTTGATGGCGCGGGTGCCGGAAGGTGCCCTGATGCAGCGGGCGGCGGCAGGCCTCGCGGTGGTCTGCGCCGAGGTGCTCGGCAAGGTGTACGGCTCCCGGGTCGTGCTGCTCGTGGGGAGCGGGGACAACGGCGGCGACGCGCTGTACGCCGGGGCGCGGCTTGCCCGGCGTGGGGCCGGGGTGTCCGCGGTGCTGCTTTCGCCCGAACGGGTGCATGAGGGCGGGGTGGCGGCCTTTCGGGCGGCCGGGGGGCGGGTGGTCGCCACCGGGGGTGCGGAGGGTGTGCTGCGCCGGGCGGATCTTGTCGTGGACGGCATTGTGGGCATCGGCGGGAAGGGCGGGTTGCGGGCCGCCGCCGCTGAACTGGCCGCTTCTGTACGCGAGTTGGGGACCCCCGTAGTCGCCGTCGACCTGCCGAGCGGGGTCGACGCGGACAGCGGGGTGGTCGAGGGCGAAGCCGTGCGGGCCGATGTGACGGTGACCTTCGGGGTGCACAAGCCGGGGCTGTTGATCGATCCCGGGCGGGAGTACGCGGGGGTGGTGCGGCTCGTCGATATCGGGCTTGAGCTGGGTGCCGGTGCCCGTGCCGGTACCGGTGCGGATGGTGGTGGTGCGGGTGCTGTTGAGGCCCTTCAGTACGCCGATGTGGCCTCGCTCCTGCCCATGCCGACCGGGGAGAGCGACAAGTACCGGCGGGGCGTCGTGGGGATCGTCGCCGGGTCGGCCCGGTACCCCGGGGCGGCGGTGCTCGCCGTGGCCGGTGCGCTGCGGGGTGGCGCGGGGGCCGTGCGTTACGTGGGGCACGCGGCGGACGCCGTCATCGCGCGGTACCCGGAGACCCTCGTCTCCGCCGGTCCTCCGTCCAAGGCGGGGCGTGTGCAGGCCTGGGTGGTCGGGCCGGGGCTCGGGGACGATGCCGAGCGGCTCGCGGACGTGGTCGGCGCGGAGGTGCCCGTACTGATCGACGCGGACGGGCTGCGGCTTGCCGACGCCGATGCCGTGCGGGGCCGGGCGGCGCCGACCTTGCTGACGCCGCATGCGGGGGAGGCGGCGGCGCTCCTGGGGGTTGCCCGGGAGGAGGTCGAGCGCGGGCGCCTGGATGCTGTGCGGGAGCTGGCGGGGCGGTACGGGGCGACGGTGCTCCTGAAGGGCTCTACGACGCTGGTCGCGGATCCTGGGGGCCGGGAGGGCCCTGTGCGGGTCAACCCGACGGGGACGCCATGGCTGGCCACCGCGGGCAGCGGGGACGTCCTGTCGGGACTGGCGGGGGCTTTGCTCGCTGCGGGGCTCGGCGCGCGGGACGCGGGGTCCGTGGGGGCGTATCTGCATGGCCTCGCGGGGCGCGTTGCGGCGGACGGGGCGCCGGTGGGGGCACACGATGTGGCTGAGGCGATTCCGCCGGCTTGGCGGGATGTACGGGGGGACTAG